One genomic window of Paenisporosarcina antarctica includes the following:
- a CDS encoding DMT family transporter — MSIIILLASVIGGILLSAQSSINGAFSKHAGTYESTFLTFITGALLLAVVILFFGTGDLLAILEAPKWQLSAVWFGVGYLFLTIIAVPKIGIIATSISTVIGQLSMGMLIDHFGWFGGVQVSFDFNRFIAIILMLIALRLIYIANTKTRSQVENPAIES, encoded by the coding sequence ATGTCTATTATCATATTATTGGCTTCTGTTATAGGAGGTATTTTATTAAGTGCTCAATCATCAATAAATGGAGCTTTCAGTAAGCATGCGGGTACTTATGAAAGTACATTCCTAACATTTATCACAGGAGCGTTGTTACTCGCCGTTGTCATCTTGTTTTTTGGTACCGGTGATTTACTTGCCATACTAGAAGCACCAAAGTGGCAATTAAGTGCTGTTTGGTTTGGTGTCGGTTACTTGTTTTTGACCATTATAGCGGTCCCAAAAATCGGAATAATTGCAACCAGTATCTCGACAGTCATCGGACAGCTATCGATGGGTATGTTAATCGATCACTTTGGCTGGTTTGGCGGCGTGCAAGTCTCGTTTGATTTTAATCGTTTCATAGCTATCATATTAATGTTGATTGCACTGCGCTTAATATATATTGCAAATACGAAAACTCGCTCACAGGTAGAAAATCCTGCAATTGAATCCTGA
- the asnB gene encoding asparagine synthase (glutamine-hydrolyzing) codes for MCGFTGFIGNTDNEFKVLKEMMDRIVHRGPDSSGKFVEDGVALGFRRLSIIDLEAGSQPIYNEDESIVLIFNGEIYNFIELREDLVARGHVFKTHTDSEVLIHGYEEYGTDLVGKLRGMFAFVIWDRSEKKLFAARDMFGIKPFYYAQMNGTLLFGSEIKSLIPHPHFLKEFNENALKPYLTFQYPVMNETFFKGVYKLPSAHYMTFEKGHVEIKRYWSPKFKPSNQPLEELVDEIDDVVRDSVIAHQISDVKLGSFLSSGVDSSYVAALVKPDKTFTVGFSDENFSEIDNAKELSNELGIQNISEILDADTCFSKLPEIQYMMDEPHSNPSIVPLYFLAELASNHVTVVLSGEGADELFGGYEDYKTAPALKKYKKISRLIRKPLGVVAKWMPEMKGKNFLIKGGLPVEDWFIGQAKIFSEEEATGIVNSDYSKSLKVKEIVKPIYDQVKHEDDVTKMQYLDLHLWLVDDILLKADKMSMAHSIELRVPFLDKDVMATASKIPSKYRVNHINTKYAFRLAAGRALPKKSANRKKIGFPVPIRHWIRTDKYYQEIKQYFTGNAATIFFNQAKIVALLEEHYQGKKNNGRKVWTIFMFLVWYKVYFESDSLPFVETNSDQIKQLTKI; via the coding sequence ATGTGTGGATTTACGGGTTTTATTGGGAATACTGATAATGAGTTTAAAGTGTTAAAAGAAATGATGGACAGAATAGTTCATCGTGGCCCTGATTCTTCTGGAAAGTTTGTTGAAGATGGAGTTGCTCTTGGTTTCCGCAGATTAAGTATTATTGACTTAGAAGCAGGGAGCCAACCTATTTATAATGAAGATGAATCTATTGTTTTAATTTTCAATGGTGAAATCTATAATTTTATTGAACTCAGAGAAGATTTGGTTGCACGAGGACATGTCTTCAAGACCCATACGGATAGTGAAGTGCTTATACATGGATACGAAGAATATGGAACAGATTTGGTAGGGAAACTGCGTGGTATGTTTGCTTTTGTCATCTGGGATCGCAGCGAGAAAAAACTTTTTGCGGCACGCGATATGTTTGGCATTAAACCGTTCTATTATGCTCAAATGAATGGAACGCTTTTATTTGGCTCAGAAATCAAAAGTTTGATCCCACACCCTCATTTTCTAAAGGAATTTAATGAAAATGCATTGAAACCATATTTGACTTTTCAATATCCCGTTATGAATGAAACTTTTTTTAAGGGCGTATATAAATTGCCTTCAGCGCATTACATGACTTTCGAGAAAGGTCATGTTGAAATAAAACGATACTGGTCTCCGAAATTCAAGCCAAGTAATCAGCCATTGGAAGAACTGGTTGATGAAATCGATGATGTTGTTCGCGATTCTGTTATTGCCCATCAAATAAGTGATGTGAAACTAGGGTCATTCCTATCAAGTGGTGTTGACTCTAGTTATGTAGCCGCCCTTGTGAAGCCGGACAAAACATTTACAGTTGGTTTCAGTGATGAAAACTTTTCAGAAATTGATAATGCCAAAGAACTGTCAAATGAATTGGGTATTCAAAATATTAGTGAAATTTTGGACGCGGATACTTGTTTTAGCAAGCTGCCTGAGATTCAATATATGATGGATGAACCACATTCAAATCCGTCCATTGTACCACTTTATTTCCTGGCTGAACTGGCTAGCAATCATGTTACGGTTGTCCTGTCAGGCGAAGGTGCAGATGAACTTTTCGGTGGTTATGAGGATTATAAAACAGCTCCGGCATTGAAAAAATATAAAAAAATCTCACGACTTATTAGAAAACCATTAGGTGTAGTTGCAAAGTGGATGCCAGAAATGAAAGGGAAAAACTTCTTAATTAAGGGCGGACTTCCCGTAGAGGATTGGTTTATTGGACAAGCAAAAATATTTTCTGAAGAAGAGGCAACAGGCATAGTTAATTCAGACTATAGCAAATCTTTAAAAGTAAAAGAAATTGTTAAACCAATTTATGATCAAGTTAAGCATGAAGATGATGTGACCAAGATGCAATATCTTGATCTCCACCTCTGGCTTGTTGATGATATTCTATTAAAAGCTGACAAAATGAGCATGGCACATTCAATTGAATTGCGTGTTCCATTCTTAGATAAGGATGTAATGGCAACTGCTTCAAAGATTCCTTCCAAATATCGAGTGAATCATATTAACACAAAATATGCTTTTCGATTGGCTGCTGGTAGAGCCCTACCTAAAAAGTCTGCAAACCGTAAAAAAATCGGTTTTCCTGTACCAATTCGTCATTGGATCCGAACGGATAAATACTATCAGGAAATCAAGCAATATTTCACAGGAAATGCTGCAACAATATTTTTCAATCAAGCTAAAATAGTGGCACTTCTTGAAGAGCATTATCAAGGTAAGAAGAATAATGGAAGAAAAGTTTGGACAATTTTCATGTTCTTAGTGTGGTACAAAGTATACTTTGAATCCGATTCACTACCTTTTGTTGAAACCAATTCTGATCAAATCAAACAATTGACTAAAATTTAA
- a CDS encoding cupin domain-containing protein, with amino-acid sequence MSSNMDYTLPTTQYTFDVNNSTLFKKDNQNFINILGINQLNTLDNVSLLDIFLSANNVVEPHYHQNAAELVYCISGAVIVSLLNPFTKQTQNYPISPGQVANVPQGWWHYEIAAVDNTHILAIFNAPTPEVILGSDILKLTPASVMAHTYCIDESVWKKAVAPVIPSTYIGPPRDCDKANESISNTHPYINHYNNQNYADQSHNQHYYQPPPSPPALSILGMDRSIRLCSITHFIPI; translated from the coding sequence ATGAGTTCAAATATGGATTACACTTTACCAACAACACAGTACACTTTTGATGTTAATAACAGCACACTTTTCAAGAAGGACAATCAAAATTTTATTAATATACTAGGCATCAACCAATTAAACACATTAGACAATGTATCATTACTTGATATTTTTCTCAGTGCTAATAATGTTGTAGAGCCCCATTACCACCAAAATGCTGCAGAGTTAGTTTACTGTATTTCTGGAGCTGTTATTGTGTCATTACTGAACCCTTTTACAAAACAAACTCAAAATTACCCCATTTCACCTGGTCAGGTAGCAAACGTCCCTCAAGGTTGGTGGCATTACGAAATTGCTGCTGTCGATAACACACATATACTGGCTATTTTTAATGCTCCAACTCCCGAGGTAATTCTTGGTTCAGATATTTTAAAATTAACACCTGCGAGTGTGATGGCTCACACTTACTGTATTGATGAAAGTGTATGGAAAAAAGCAGTTGCTCCAGTTATTCCATCAACATATATTGGTCCTCCTAGAGATTGTGACAAAGCCAATGAAAGTATTTCAAATACACATCCATATATAAATCATTACAATAACCAAAACTATGCAGATCAATCACATAATCAGCACTACTATCAACCTCCACCATCCCCCCCAGCATTATCAATACTAGGCATGGATAGGAGCATAAGATTGTGCTCAATTACACACTTTATTCCAATCTAA
- a CDS encoding type 1 glutamine amidotransferase domain-containing protein yields MRLQGKKIIALVHHEFEDLELWYPILRLQEEGAIVHLVGEEAKIKYIGKYGVPALSDLAYRDINPEEYDAILVPGGWAPDKIRRFPEVISLIQHMDANKKPIGQICHAGWVLISARILQGKKVTSTPGIKDDMENAGAIWYDEPVVIDGHLVSSRRPPDLPDYLREFINVLEQK; encoded by the coding sequence ATGCGATTACAAGGGAAAAAAATTATTGCTCTAGTGCATCATGAATTTGAGGATTTAGAGCTTTGGTATCCAATTCTTAGGCTCCAAGAAGAAGGCGCAATTGTTCATCTTGTTGGAGAAGAAGCAAAAATAAAATATATTGGGAAATACGGTGTACCTGCCCTTTCCGACCTAGCATATAGAGATATTAATCCAGAAGAATATGATGCGATTTTGGTACCAGGAGGTTGGGCACCAGATAAAATACGACGATTTCCTGAAGTAATTTCTTTAATTCAACATATGGATGCAAATAAAAAGCCGATTGGCCAAATTTGTCACGCAGGATGGGTATTAATTTCGGCTAGAATTTTACAAGGTAAAAAAGTTACTAGTACACCAGGAATTAAAGATGATATGGAAAACGCAGGGGCGATTTGGTATGACGAGCCCGTTGTGATAGACGGACATCTCGTATCAAGTCGCCGTCCACCCGATCTTCCGGATTATTTAAGAGAGTTTATCAATGTATTGGAACAAAAATGA
- a CDS encoding FtsX-like permease family protein, whose protein sequence is MNNRFFSSLALRNIKSNKQLYIPYLLSSTAIIMMLYLMASLLTNKFVQERSSSLSPLFLIGTIVIGIFSVIFILYTNSFLIKRRKKEIGLYGILGLEKKHVAKMLFFETLFTSLLSIAAGLLAGLVFGRLVFMMLNYLLRLPTDITYSSSPITVLATVALFIMIFGITFLYNVSQFTFANPIKLLKGKQEGEKEPKGSLILFILSLIFLGWGYGISLTIPDPLSAISKFFLAVLLVIIGTYLLFISGSIFILKALKKNKRIYYRPGAFISISGMLFRMKQNAVGLANICILASMVIIAVSTTVTIFVESEETLENRFPYENNMKLFGDPENFDEMNSRFFNLQERLREKTETMGLEVTEIESYRYESLSGGLQGNQFVIDGNLAEPEKSINMMVLPLEDFNKMTGNSYSLADDEALYYHSTKTYREDELTVGDKTYRLTEVDNEFSEEMDLTESMALVLPDISHLMNIQADFKKQFPDTNYFTIDAEIGWNTSGTEEEKNEFAEQLNDEYGWDAGGMNLYNSRLLQREEWYSTNGGFLFLGIFLGLLFTIGTVLITYFKQVSEGFDDREKFQIMQKVGLDKEMIQESTRSQIVWMFLLPIVIATIHVSFAYPIVRKLLLMFGVTNETTWLMSFIGVVLAFAAIYWMIYRVTSKVYYSIVK, encoded by the coding sequence ATGAATAACCGCTTCTTTTCTTCACTGGCGCTGCGCAATATCAAGTCGAACAAACAATTGTACATTCCGTATCTCTTGTCTTCGACAGCGATTATCATGATGCTTTATTTAATGGCGTCCTTATTGACGAATAAATTCGTTCAGGAACGTTCAAGTTCATTGTCGCCCTTATTTTTGATTGGAACCATTGTCATCGGAATCTTTTCGGTGATTTTCATCTTGTACACCAATAGTTTCCTTATCAAGAGAAGAAAAAAGGAAATTGGTCTTTACGGGATTTTGGGACTGGAGAAAAAGCATGTAGCCAAAATGCTGTTTTTCGAAACCCTTTTTACAAGTCTTTTGAGCATTGCGGCAGGGTTGCTAGCGGGATTGGTTTTCGGTCGTCTGGTCTTTATGATGCTGAATTATTTGCTGCGGCTGCCGACGGATATCACGTATTCGAGTTCTCCCATTACCGTTTTGGCAACAGTTGCACTGTTCATCATGATCTTTGGTATCACATTCCTTTATAATGTCAGCCAGTTTACTTTTGCCAATCCGATTAAATTGTTGAAAGGAAAACAGGAAGGGGAAAAGGAACCGAAAGGCTCGCTTATACTTTTCATCTTATCGCTGATTTTCCTGGGATGGGGATACGGAATTTCCTTGACGATTCCAGACCCGCTCAGTGCAATTTCCAAGTTCTTTTTAGCAGTACTGCTTGTTATCATTGGCACATACTTACTGTTTATTTCAGGCTCGATATTCATCTTGAAGGCTTTGAAGAAAAATAAGCGAATCTACTACCGTCCGGGCGCTTTTATTTCGATCTCGGGTATGCTATTTCGCATGAAGCAAAACGCAGTAGGCTTGGCGAATATCTGTATTTTGGCGTCGATGGTCATCATTGCGGTTTCCACGACGGTGACGATTTTTGTCGAGTCAGAGGAAACTTTGGAGAACCGCTTTCCATACGAGAACAATATGAAACTTTTTGGTGATCCTGAGAACTTCGATGAAATGAATTCCCGGTTTTTCAATCTCCAGGAACGGTTACGCGAGAAAACAGAAACAATGGGCCTTGAAGTGACGGAAATCGAGAGCTACCGCTATGAATCCTTATCCGGCGGACTGCAGGGAAATCAATTTGTCATTGACGGGAACCTTGCGGAACCGGAAAAGTCTATTAATATGATGGTCCTGCCGCTAGAAGATTTCAACAAAATGACTGGGAATTCGTATTCCCTGGCAGACGATGAAGCACTGTATTACCATTCGACAAAAACATACAGAGAAGATGAGCTGACAGTCGGAGATAAGACTTACCGACTCACTGAAGTTGACAATGAATTCAGTGAGGAAATGGATTTAACAGAATCGATGGCACTGGTCCTGCCTGATATTTCACATCTTATGAATATCCAGGCAGATTTTAAAAAACAATTTCCAGATACAAATTATTTTACTATTGATGCTGAAATAGGTTGGAACACGTCAGGCACTGAGGAAGAGAAAAATGAGTTCGCCGAACAGTTGAATGACGAATATGGTTGGGATGCAGGCGGCATGAATCTATACAATTCACGTCTTCTCCAGCGCGAGGAATGGTATAGCACGAACGGCGGATTCCTGTTCCTTGGAATTTTCCTAGGGCTGCTGTTTACCATCGGTACCGTTTTAATCACTTACTTCAAGCAAGTGTCTGAAGGATTTGACGACCGGGAGAAATTCCAGATCATGCAGAAAGTCGGCCTCGACAAGGAAATGATTCAGGAATCGACGCGTTCCCAGATTGTCTGGATGTTCCTTCTGCCGATTGTCATCGCTACGATTCATGTGAGTTTCGCTTACCCGATTGTAAGGAAATTGCTACTGATGTTTGGCGTCACCAATGAAACAACCTGGCTGATGTCGTTTATCGGAGTAGTACTCGCATTCGCGGCAATTTATTGGATGATTTACCGGGTGACTTCGAAAGTGTATTACAGTATTGTGAAGTAA
- a CDS encoding ArsR/SmtB family transcription factor, giving the protein MENQIEIFKVLANETRLDMLKWLKDPMNHFDKTTAHLAKNISEKGGVCVGDIQEKANMSQSTVSHYLTMMQRVGLLESERHGKWTYYRRNDERIQEIAEFIKKEL; this is encoded by the coding sequence ATGGAAAACCAAATTGAGATTTTCAAAGTGTTAGCAAATGAAACGAGATTAGATATGTTGAAGTGGTTGAAAGATCCAATGAATCATTTCGATAAGACGACTGCACATCTTGCGAAAAATATCAGTGAAAAAGGGGGCGTATGTGTAGGTGACATCCAAGAGAAAGCAAATATGTCACAATCTACAGTTTCGCATTATTTAACGATGATGCAGAGGGTTGGTCTTTTAGAATCAGAGCGTCATGGGAAATGGACATACTACCGTCGAAATGATGAACGCATACAAGAAATAGCGGAATTCATAAAAAAGGAGCTTTAG
- a CDS encoding ABC transporter ATP-binding protein has translation MTLLKIKNLKKVYTARFSNQKTEALKSVNFSVKEGEFVSIMGESGSGKTTLLNIISTLDDATGGEVYLDGNPLSAIKDKEISAFRRNTLGFVFQDFNLLDNFTIKDNILLPLVLSRTPVDEMERRLMPIVKKLGIETHIKKFPYEVSGGQKQRVAVARALITQPKIILADEPTGALDSKASQNLMEILKGISEIGQTILMVTHSTRAASYSNRVLFIQDGAVYHEIYRGDQTAEEFMDRISQSLKVLSDRGEKDE, from the coding sequence ATGACCTTATTAAAAATTAAAAATCTTAAAAAAGTATATACAGCTCGGTTTTCAAATCAGAAGACAGAAGCATTGAAGTCGGTCAATTTCTCGGTGAAAGAAGGGGAGTTTGTCTCGATTATGGGAGAATCCGGATCAGGCAAGACGACGCTTTTGAATATTATTTCAACATTGGACGATGCAACGGGTGGCGAAGTCTACCTCGACGGAAATCCGCTATCGGCAATCAAAGACAAGGAAATTTCCGCATTCCGCAGAAATACGCTGGGCTTTGTATTCCAGGATTTCAATCTATTGGATAACTTCACCATCAAAGATAATATTCTACTGCCGTTGGTGTTGTCAAGAACACCGGTTGATGAAATGGAACGCCGCTTGATGCCCATTGTCAAAAAACTTGGTATTGAAACTCATATCAAAAAGTTCCCCTATGAAGTATCCGGTGGTCAGAAGCAGCGGGTGGCAGTGGCGCGGGCACTCATCACACAGCCGAAAATCATTTTGGCGGATGAACCGACAGGAGCGCTCGATTCGAAAGCTTCCCAGAATTTGATGGAAATCCTGAAAGGAATCAGCGAAATTGGCCAGACGATCTTGATGGTGACGCACAGCACGCGGGCGGCGAGCTATTCGAACCGCGTCCTATTTATCCAGGACGGCGCAGTTTACCATGAAATCTACCGGGGCGATCAAACCGCTGAAGAATTCATGGATCGCATTTCACAGTCTCTGAAGGTCTTGTCTGACCGAGGTGAGAAAGATGAATAA
- a CDS encoding DNA alkylation repair protein has protein sequence MNLELVMQELEALGKDRTKKMYGSNGAQEPFFGVATGAMKPIAKKIKKNQPLAEQLYTTGNYDAMYFAGIIADPKAMTEADFERWIDAAYFYMLSDYVVAVTLSETDIAQEVADKWIASGEELRMSAGWNCYCWLLGSRPDGEFSESKINNMLELVRNTIQDSPERTKYAMNNFIYTVGVSYLPSHDKAVDTAKSVGPVEVNLDKKKSNFIVASENIQKQVDKGKIGFKRKHVRC, from the coding sequence ATGAATTTAGAATTGGTTATGCAGGAACTTGAAGCTCTCGGCAAGGATCGCACAAAGAAAATGTACGGATCCAATGGAGCGCAAGAACCATTTTTTGGCGTGGCAACAGGTGCTATGAAGCCCATCGCCAAGAAAATTAAAAAAAATCAACCTTTGGCGGAGCAACTATACACCACAGGTAACTATGATGCCATGTACTTTGCCGGTATAATTGCGGACCCAAAAGCAATGACTGAAGCGGATTTTGAGCGATGGATAGATGCTGCTTATTTTTATATGCTGTCCGATTATGTGGTTGCAGTAACCTTGTCAGAAACAGATATTGCACAAGAAGTAGCAGATAAATGGATCGCAAGTGGTGAGGAACTGAGAATGTCAGCTGGCTGGAATTGTTACTGTTGGCTTTTGGGTAGTCGCCCGGACGGTGAATTTTCTGAAAGCAAAATTAACAATATGCTTGAACTTGTACGAAATACGATTCAAGATTCTCCTGAACGAACTAAATATGCTATGAATAATTTCATTTACACTGTAGGGGTCTCTTATTTGCCGTCCCATGATAAGGCGGTAGATACCGCAAAGTCAGTTGGCCCAGTAGAAGTCAATCTGGACAAGAAAAAAAGCAATTTCATAGTCGCTTCTGAAAATATTCAAAAGCAAGTAGATAAAGGGAAAATTGGTTTCAAACGCAAACACGTCAGATGTTAA
- a CDS encoding DMT family transporter, with amino-acid sequence MKIWVYIIALVAGLSLSVEGAIYGELGKSIGKLESSFYNFFVGTIIIAIVLLFLGKGSLSYTFKAPKWQLTGGLLGIIYLTILVISIPIVGVGLAMISVIVGQMAMSMIIEHNGWLGSRTSKLNKEKLAAVALMAVSLLLIF; translated from the coding sequence ATGAAAATTTGGGTTTACATCATTGCATTAGTAGCTGGCCTATCACTAAGTGTAGAAGGCGCAATATATGGCGAACTCGGAAAATCTATAGGCAAGCTAGAAAGTAGCTTTTATAACTTTTTCGTTGGGACCATTATCATTGCGATTGTTCTTTTATTTCTAGGGAAGGGTTCACTGTCCTACACATTTAAAGCGCCAAAGTGGCAGCTAACTGGAGGACTACTTGGCATTATCTATTTAACCATTCTTGTCATCAGCATTCCGATTGTCGGCGTTGGTCTGGCAATGATCAGCGTGATCGTAGGACAAATGGCGATGAGTATGATCATTGAACATAATGGATGGTTAGGCAGTCGTACATCAAAACTAAATAAGGAAAAACTAGCAGCTGTTGCGTTGATGGCTGTATCATTACTTCTCATCTTTTAA